A single window of Liolophura sinensis isolate JHLJ2023 chromosome 6, CUHK_Ljap_v2, whole genome shotgun sequence DNA harbors:
- the LOC135468369 gene encoding paired box protein Pax-1-like encodes MAENLPMMQGSMDQSFGEVNQLGGVFVNGRPLPNAIRLRIVELAQLGVRPCDISRQLRVSHGCVSKILARYNETGSILPGAIGGSKPRVTTPNVVKHIKLYKERDPGIFAWEIRDKLLSDSICDKYNVPSVSSISRILRNKLGGNQQNIQPVTFDVTGKCTQAGPVTAPYNPFNCYPCPSGVPTVPTPPPLSTCQPCSVAYPSYKSPALNSMASAYMPRGWPSSHSVSDILALHPFPQPSSQSCPPGMPQENLSAQMGQTYNGYNIRPSLPTPMYLQS; translated from the exons ATGGCCGAGAATTTACCGATGATGCAAGGGAGCATGG atCAGTCGTTCGGGGAGGTGAACCAGTTAGGAGGTGTATTCGTCAATGGCAGACCTTTACCCAACGCAATCAGGCTGAGAATCGTGGAGTTAGCTCAGCTGGGGGTCCGGCCATGCGACATCAGCCGACAGTTACGAGTGTCGCATGGTTGCGTGAGCAAAATACTGGCGCGATACAACGAGACAGGCAGTATACTGCCAGGTGCTATAGGGGGCAGTAAACCTCGAGTGACCACACCAAACGTTGTTAAACACATCAAATTATACAAGGAAAGAGACCCGGGGATATTCGCTTGGGAAATACGGGACAAACTGTTATCGGACTCTATCTGCGACAAATACAACGTTCCGTCAGTTAGTTCTATTAGCAGAATTCTGAGGAATAAACTTGGAGGAAACCAACAGAATATACAGCCCGTGACGTTTGACGTAACCGGCAAGTGTACCCAGGCGGGACCGGTGACGGCGCCATACAACCCCTTCAACTGTTACCCGTGCCCAAGCGGAGTGCCCACCGTGCCCACCCCTCCCCCACTGTCCACCTGTCAGCCGTGTTCAGTGGCTTACCCCAGCTACAAGTCCCCAGCCCTCAACAGCATGGCCTCTGCATACATGCCCCGGGGCTGGCCCTCCTCTCATTCCGTTTCGGACATTCTTGCCTTGCACCCCTTCCCTCAGCCGAGTTCCCAGTCATGCCCACCCGGGATGCCCCAAGAGAACCTCAGCGCCCAAATGGGTCAAACTTACAATGGGTACAACATTCGACCTTCTCTGCCTACACCCATGTATTTACAGAGTTGA